The sequence tgcttaagaaggaatttgatatgatttataattttacttttgatacttaagtatattttagcaattacattgacattttattcTTAAGAATATCTAAaacccaaatacttttagacttttactcaagttgtattttactgggtgactttcacttttacttgagtcactttctattaaggtatctttacttttactgaagtaggacatttgggtactttttccaccactgcccaaGACCCAAATCAAGTTTTACTTAATGAGGAGGTCAAAAACCAAGGCGAAATCAGTGAATTCAGCTgcactttaaaggggcaatctgcagttcctACATCCATTTTTGAACTTATACATttatgatatatacccattgattcacGATGAATATAACTTCtaaatgtctcatgagcttagttcaactgttgtaccccatcagaacctataatacaagcttgttttactccaatgtttgtaaataaagtaaatgtaaacaaatactatatagcctcaaaactataattttggtatcatggatggtcagtccttgcatccatagctctgtctatgaatttgagagtggttaagTTAAGACTGATCTCTTCAGTCAGTCTTATGATTGAGTCTGGCCCAGGGATgggaaggtgaacggcaaggtaCTGGAGTGACAAGCCACCCTTGCCGTCTCTGCTTGGCCCCAACTCTCCATTGGGATTCCTGACGCAatcaaaattatttaaaaaaatatatttgattgacaGCATGCATTGCCTCACATGTTCCATCTGTTTTAGTTGGCAAGTGCCCTTACTCTGTTACAGTAGATATGGAATGTAGAGTTCTTCTTCAGGCCTCCATAATGGTCTGAATGGAAGTGTGTGAGGAAGTAAGTGGTGATGCCCTCAACCAGCCCATACTGAAAAGCATCCACAGCAAACTTAGTGCCTGtgcaaaaagagagaaaaaaataaagctgtgtttgaatacccatactaacaatGTATACTACATACAtagagtatatactacatactattagttaattttagtatactATAAACAAACGGTATCGTTTCAGTTGAgcgttgctagcttgttagcataacaaatgactaaCTAGACATTTTACAATtccgggtgtgttcgtaaattcattcaaatctggagtgccagagtacgctctgggcgttcgtaaatccagagttttgtcagattgtccatttgtaaattcagagcgttcagagcgcacaatGAACGCTCTGGCCGAGgtgtagggttgatccgagcattcaacggcagtcaagcacccaagctaactggctaacgttggctagctacttccagacaaataatgagagaacacctcactctgaccattttactccccctagtagagctggttaggctgttttcatgttatccagagcgttggtgataAACTGCTGTTGGCAACattttaattacgcttttttgccgaaGTTTATTGACACCGGCcgtattcaacgggtgttgagcgttgagtaaattcatcagttattctgcgcttaGGAAAACTCAGACGagtgtgctctgaaatcggagtagatggccagagtgaatttatgaacgcttcgagtgtgccagagcacagaataactgatgaatttacgaacgctcaacacccgttcagacgagagtgctctgaaatcggagtagatagtcagaattaacaatgtccattgaacgcacaacgactataccacttagctaagaatgatcaaatcaataaacgttgggtagttatagttagttaatatactgcctggaaagttcgatgtattagtagccaactaacgttacatACCGCATCGTGCTccttcacctgcattgcttgctgtttggggttttaggctgggtttctgtacagccctttgagatatcagctgatgtaagaatggctatataaataaatttgatttgacatactgCTCTAATGTAACAAATTATCAGCCAAGATAACTTATTTCAAAAggcattactttattacattgctcaacattttcttaactttAGTCATAATTAGTTatagcaatgaatttgtatccgctctcggACTTGGACTCGGACTGTCTGCATATTtcccgccattttcttcaaatctgaaaatgttgtgaagccacgcccatttttataagaattgcattatgggccctaaaagcatgAAAATAGTGTCCACTGGTTGTATACTTTGTATATTGGCAAATTTAGTATGACATTCGGGAactttggcatactaactatatccatactatatactcaatttacatcacaaatagtacggttagtgtgAGTATTCCAACACAGCTTAAGACAATAAAGCCATGAGAAGGACGCTAGTCACTTCCAGACATACTTGAGAAAAACATGTTGCAAAATGAAATTAGTTTTAAATGTGTAGATTTCCACTAGGTGCTCTTGATTTAGCTCTCCTGGAGCTGACTGGAATTtgcacttttttaaatgtattttgcctTAAACGCTAAAGCCAGGTAGGCCTAAGCCTTTTGCACTGTAGCATAGGGTTAGCCGGAACATCTTTATTGCTAGCAGTATTCTAAGCTATCTACAGTCGGAGACTAAGGTATAATACAATACGTTTCATGGAAAGGCGCTAGGGGTGGCTATCTTCAAAAAGTCCCCCATAAGTCAGTTtaataatactttcctgtggatagcCTACGCCAGTCTCCGACTGCACATTGCTAGCAGTATGCTAAGTGATTTCAGGAGGTTGTTCCTGCTACCAATtagtagaggtcaaccgattaatcggaatggccgattaattagagccaatttcaagttttcataataaatcggtaattggcatttttggacatcgatcatggccgattacattgcactccacgaggagactgcgtggcaggctgactacctgttacgcgagtgcagcaaggagcctagttaactacacatggttgatgatattactagtttatctagcttgtcctgcgttgcatataatcgatgcggtgcctgttaatttatcattgaatcacagcctacttcgccaaacgggtgatttaacaagcgcattcgcaaaaaaagcactgtcgttgcaccaatgtgtacctaaccataaacatcaatgcctttcttaaaatcaatacacaagtattgtgacctgcatatttagttaatattgcctgctaacattaatttattttaactagggaaattgtgtcacttctcttgcgttctgtgcaacagagtcagggtatatgcaacagtttgggccgcctggctcgttgcgaactgtgtgaagactatttcttccaaacaaagacagccaacttcgccaaacgggggatgatttaacaaaagctcatttgtgaaaaaagcaaattcgttgcacgaatgtatctaaccataaacatcaatgcctttcttaaaatcaatacacagaagtatatttttttaaacctgcatatttagataaaataaatgcatgttagcaggcaatattaaactagggaaattgtgtcacttctcttgcgttcattgcacgcagagtcacgatatatgcaacagtttgggccgcctggctcgttgcgaactaatttgccagaatcatgttaaaaggaaccactagctttcatttgttctgagcaaggaacttaaacgttagctttttttacatggcacatattgtacttttactttcttctccaacactttgtttttgcattatttaaactaaattgaacatgtttcattatttatttgagactaaattgattttattgatgtattaagttaaaataaaagtgttcattgttcattcagtattgttggaattgtcattattacaaatatgtatataaaaaagtaaaaaaaaacggccaattaatcggtatcggctttttttggtcctctaataatcggtatcagtgttgaaaaatcataaatcggtcgacctctaccaaTTAGCCATCCACAGGGCACACTGCATGCTACTTACACTAGTCACCGACCAACTCACCTGGAATCTTTTTATAAAACGGGCATCGCTTGGACTCCCTTTGCTCTCCATCGATTCTCCCCCTGTTCCACCTCTTCCTACCTCCCTCACTTGGAGTCTGTGTACTCCCACCGTCTGATCTCACTCCAACTTTAGGGGTCTCCGTGGCATTTGCACTTCTGCCTTTCCTCTGACGTCCTCCATGGTCCCCTTTGCTTCCCTTGCGCTCTTCAAGTACAGGACCCTGATGGAGACTCACCCCAGGTAAAATGTTCCCAGCCTCTTGCTCCTTCCCTTTGTCCTTCAGGGGCTTGAGCCCAAAAAACACCccaatgtctgtctgtttgagcCCAGAGGCCTTGCCCTTGCCCTTCCTAGTTGTCATGGTTGCCTGAGATTGTTGGGTGGGGGAAGCTTGGGAAGATGGAGGCACTTGAGGTAATGACATGTTCAACTCCGTGTTTGTGTGAGCGGGGCACTGATCCAAGCTTTTGGAATGGAGGCTGAAATTGCTGCTTGGGCTGAACAGGCTCTCCCGTAAGCTTTCTAATACTACACTTTTTGGAGACTGGAGTGGAGGCCTAGCACTGAAGGCATTACAGTTATCCTCTGTATGCTCTTCTCTTGAGAAGCTAGGTGGGCGATTGCTATGCACTAATGAGCTAATCGATACCGCCTGGCTGTCGCTGAATACTGGAGAACCTACAACTTCATTTGTTTCAGAATGAGCCACAAGGTTGGAAAATAACTCATCACTTGAGACGCCATCACTGAACAACAACATTGAGTCATTATTTTCCCCATCTTCCAACATACTGCTTGGAAATATAGCTTTTTTTGGTTGTGTCCCATTAACCTCTATATCTTGGGGAAACTCAGACATGGGGGAATAGGAGATCTCATCATCACTAGAAGCAGAGGGCTCTGCTTTGACAAAACCACCCTCAAGGCCTTCACCCCCACTATTGTCCTTACGGGGGGTTGATACTTTTGTTTTATTGTCTTGGAGGGTAGACTTCAAGCCTTTGGTAGAAGGTGACCAGCCTTTTTTTTTCCGGATTACCTCTGGAGCAGGAGACCGGAGCAGCAGAAGGGCATTTGGCTTTGTGGGGGATGTAGCTCCACTGTGTCTGTTAATAGGAGAAGAACTCTGGCTGTCCTGTGAGCCCACCAAGCTTAAATTGGCCCCGCCATTGGTTACCAACTCCAAGCTGAGGCAGGGCGCCTCATTGGTTGCTCGGCTGTGGGCAAGCAGGGAGTGGCTGTATCTCTGGTAGTGGCTCAGAATGGTGGAGTAGCACTGGATACCATTGGGACATTCTGCACACATGACATAAAACCCAAAGACAGAGCAGGATTAGGAATTACAAGGGATAGGAGATTATGGTTAAGAATGGCATTTGCATGTAATATGCTAAAATAGACATGGGACATCATGAAACTGGAAAAAAAAAGGACATGCTTTTTTGGAACTTTCTGAAATTCAATACAATAATTTATTGAAgttggaattgttaggttatactTACTCCTGTTGCTATATTAGACATTATTGATTATGATATctgaagttaacatacaccttagccaaatacatttaaactcagtttttcacaattccccgacattaaatcctagtaacaattccctgtcttaggtcggttaggatcaccacttcattttaagaatgtgaaatgtcagaatagtaatagagaggagagtgatggagtgctgcaaaaatctctgaagctggagattcccatctccctcactagctttaagcaccagctgtcagagcagctcactgcacctgtacatagcccatctatctacctcatccccatactgtatttatttatttattctgctccttttgcaccccagcatctctacttgcacatccatcttttgcacatctaccattccagtgtttaattgccatactgtaattactttgccaccatggcctatttattgccttaattcccttattttacctaaattgcactcactgtatatagaccttttttttctactgtattattgactgtatgttttgttcattccatgtgtaactctgtgttgtatgtgtctaactgctatgctttatcttggccaggtcgcagttgcaaatgagaacttgttctcaacgagccaacctggttaaataaaggtgaaaaaaaataaaaataaaagctgacctggcctccacaatcaccctacctcaacctaattgagatggtttgggatgagttgaaccacgtgaaccaacaagtgctcagcatatgtgggaactccttcaagactgttggaaaagcattccagagaaaaccaagagtgttcaaagctgtcaaggcaaagggtgacaactttggagaatctcaaatataaaatacattttgatttgtttaacactgttttggttactacatgatgtgttatttcatacttttgatgtcttcactattattctataatgtagaaaatagtagaaataaaaaAACCTTCAATGAGAAGGTATGTCCAATTTTTGattagtactgtatatacagttgaagttggaagcttacatacacctttgccaaatgcattgaaactcagtttcacaactcctgacatttaatcagagtaaaaattccctgtcttaggtcagctaggatcaccactttacttgaagaataaaatgtcagaataatagtagagagaattatttatttcagcttttatttctgtcatcacattcccagtgggtccgaagtttacatacactcaattagtatttggtagcattgcctttaaattgtttaacttgggtcaaacgttttgggtagccttccacaataagttgggtgaatattggcccattcctcctgacagagctgctgtaactgagtcaggtttgtaggcctccttgctcgcacacgcttttttcagttctgcccactaattttctgcaggattgaggtcaggacattgtgatggccacaccaacaccttgactttgttgtcctcaagccattttgccacaactttggaagtatgcttggggttattgtccatttggaagacccatttgcgaccaagctttaacttcctgactgatgtcttgagatgttgcttcaatatatccacataatttcctccctcatgatgcaatctattttgtgaagtgcaccagctcctcctgcagcaaagcacccccgcaacatgatgctgccacccccatgcttaaCGGTTCggatggtgttattcggcttgcaaacctccccctttttcctccaaacacaacgatggtcattaggaacaaacagttctatttttgtttcgtcataccagaggacattaaaaagtaccatctttgtagtctggcttttttatggcggttttggagcagtggcttcttccttgctaatcagcctttcaggttatgtcgacataggactcgttttactgtggctatagatacttttgtaccggtttcctccagcaacttcacaaggtcctttgctgttgttctgggattgattcgcactttttgcaccaaagtatgttcatctctaagagacagaacgcgtctccttcctgagcggtatgacggctgagtggtcccatggtgtttatacttgcatactattgtttgtacagatgaacgtggtaccttcaggcatttggaaattgctcccaaggatgaaccagacttgtggaggtctacaatttctttctgaggtcttggcagatttctttagattttctcatgatgtcaagcaaaaaggcactgagattgaaggtaggccttgaaatatatccacaggtacacctccaattgactcaaattaagtcaattagcctatcagaagcttctaaagccatgacatcattttctggaattttccaagctgtttaacctcttgcatctaggctttattacccaaagacatcataaatctcctctgtcagtgttatctcatagaggcccatcctcagtaagacacacacacatatatagacGATGTTCCATTctttcctcttccctttctgatattctgcatagcaccagggatatgtgaaagacaagcctgacctctcccctctctgggccccaagtgactgagccccagctaagggaaaagtgcaactgccaacattcATTATCCaaattctaatgacaagtatctcacataagcatcttatgcaaataaaacatcttaattatctatgttacccaactatttctgattcatccgccacaatatacagtatctacctcaatttCCCTGTactcctgcacatcaactcggtactggcacCCCATGTATATAACCAAGCTATCACTGctaattgtgtatttattccttgagttggaattattttttatatatattttaattgtaTTATGCATTGTTTGGGAAgggctgtaagtaagcatttcaccatttgtctgcacctgttgtttacgaagcatgtgaatGCATCCAAATGGTATttatttacgacttcacaactggtcAATTCCCACCTGGTTAAGAACACAGCACTAAAGGAGGACGGGTAAGGGCAAAATGTCACAAATATTCCTGTTCAACTAATTATTTCTAAACAATACTTTTacatacaaatgtcaaatatatacCAAACATCCAACTCTAAATAAAGCCAGTTTATTGAGTAACGTCTGAAACAACAATACTGTACCTTTGCGGTCATCCCCAGGAGTGTCAAGACATTCTGCGACATGCCATCTTTGCGATTGCACCACCAATATAGAGAATGGCATCTGACAGATCGGACAGGAACTTCCTCCAGGGGAAGATGCCTGGTGCACGTTCTCGCCAGCAGTAGGTGTACTATCATTATCTTGTGTTGACTGTGGAAAGGCGACATTTTGAGTTGAAAGTGTCCTACACGCCACCTCTTTATTTTGAATAGACTCATTTGCCTTCACACCGAGGGCTTTATTTGGAGCTACTTTGGTGAGCTCCACATTTCTGACTGTGTTCTTCACTTGGACAGAAGTTTCTCCTTTGGTTAAACTTTTTGAGGCTCGTCTGTACTTAGCCATGGGCCCATTAAAAGTTTCAGGTGTCCCTTTGTCCtttcttttcttcttcttgaGAGGCTTATATTCCCATATGTCATCTTCCAAATCGTTCTTTGACATTTGAAGCAGCAGAAAAAAATGACACACTGTTTTAAAACACCACGTTGTTGCTACAATATAGCCTGTTTAACCGCGCTTTTCTGTAACATCCTGCAAAAAGACAAATGATGTCATTCCATACCGTTTTGGAAAAGTTGCATCCCCTCGAATCACCACATCAAAACCGAAAACAGCTAATTGTGTTAGCATTTTTTTCTAAATAATAACCTGTCAACAAGAAACTCTAGCAACCAGACTTAAAGCCAATGCAATGCTAAAATATGCTATttcgtaaaaatgtatgaaacgtATCCGACTAAGGGCGATTCCGATCTATATATCACCATGAATAACTACTAAATATTATTAGTacatcagtcagtcacaatttacccatgatacatcacGGTGATGCTCTCGCCctgggtttccactagttaccacagccacaaagtcaaattgGCAAAACATGTATGAAAACCAAAAACCGTATTTTTGTTCATAACTTGTGGTTACGGTTATGCATAAcgttaaccacactgctaatgttatgtttaaaaatatatatatatttgtagaaGATACATTACAGAAATTAGGCGGGGTTTATgagtttgtggctgtggtaactattgACGACACCCTCGAACACAGACTCGTCTGTATTGTTGTTAGGAATTACAACAGCAGTTTCCAAACAATTAGCAtagttattttttatatatatatacatgtactTTTAAAATAAATATGTATCCAAGAGATCCTATATTAATGAGAGCACCATTTTTGAATGAATTAATTCCATATATTAATTATTGCTAATTTTGTCACTGTTGAAAAATGCTGGTGCAGAATGTAGCATTGACTTTACTCAAATGAAATTGTGGTTGGAAAGATGGCGTCCAAGTGCAACCTTTCTGCTTTATTTCCAATCCAGAGCCAGTTGGACTCCGCCCTGGACAACGCTACGAACCAACAAGAGAAAGAAAACCTTGTCTACCAGTACTTGAGAAAACTAGACGACAACGATGACTTGAGGATTCCCGATTTTGACGAAGGTTAGGAAAATGTACATTAATGACAGACAGCAAGCTGGATGTTATTTGAAATTAGAATTGTCGAGCGTCGGCTGGCGCAGCATTTGCGCAGTCTGAAGatatacattgtgtgtgtgtggagattaCAAGTTAAAAgtttagacacctactcattcaagggtttttctttaatttgactattttctacattgtagagtaattgtgaatacttcaaaactatgaaataacacatcatgtagtaaccaaaaaagtgaacTTAATCTCTGCAACAAAGGTAACTGTCTGCCTTTCCTGTGGtagtcctcatgaaagccagtttcatcatagcacttcatggtttttgaaactgcacttgaagaaacattcaacgTTCTTGAATAgatccagattgactgaccatatcttaaagtaatgatggactgtttacttatttgagctgttgttaccataatatggacttggtcttttaccaaacagggccatcttctgtaaaccacccctaccttgtcacaacacaactgattggctcaaacacatcaAGAAGTAAATAAATTACACAAATgatcttttaacaaggcacacctgttaattgaaatacattccaggtgactacctcatgaagctggttgagagaatgccaagagtgtgtaaagctgtcatcaaggcaaagggtggctactttggagaatctcaaatataaaatatattttgaattgtttaacactgttttgcttactacatgtgttatgtcatagttttttttgtcttcactattattctacaatgtagaaaaaataaaaaaaaccttgaatgagtaggtgtccaattTTTGactagtacagttgaagtcggaagtttacatacaccttagctaaatacatttaaactcagtttttcacaattcctgacatttaatcctagtaaaaattccctgttttaggtcagttaggatcaccactttatttgaagaatgtgaaatgtcagaataatagtagagaattatttatttcagcttttacttctttcatcacattcccagtgggtcagaagtttacatgcactcaattagtatttggtagcattgccttaaaattgtttaacttgggtcaaacgtttcaggtagccttccacaagcttcccacaataagttgggtgcattttgtcccattcctcctgacagagctggtgtaactgagtcaggtttgtaggcctccttgctcgcacatgctttttcagttctgcccacaaattttctataagtatgaggtcagggctttggaagtatgcttgggggtcattgtccatttggaagacccatttgcgactaagctttaacttcctgactgatgtcttgagatgttgcttcaatatatccacataattttcctccctgatgctgccaccaccgtgctttacggttgggatggtgttcttcggcttgcaagcatccccctttttcctccaaacataacgatggtcattatggc is a genomic window of Salmo trutta chromosome 10, fSalTru1.1, whole genome shotgun sequence containing:
- the dclre1a gene encoding DNA cross-link repair 1A protein, which codes for MSKNDLEDDIWEYKPLKKKKRKDKGTPETFNGPMAKYRRASKSLTKGETSVQVKNTVRNVELTKVAPNKALGVKANESIQNKEVACRTLSTQNVAFPQSTQDNDSTPTAGENVHQASSPGGSSCPICQMPFSILVVQSQRWHVAECLDTPGDDRKECPNGIQCYSTILSHYQRYSHSLLAHSRATNEAPCLSLELVTNGGANLSLVGSQDSQSSSPINRHSGATSPTKPNALLLLRSPAPEVIRKKKGWSPSTKGLKSTLQDNKTKVSTPRKDNSGGEGLEGGFVKAEPSASSDDEISYSPMSEFPQDIEVNGTQPKKAIFPSSMLEDGENNDSMLLFSDGVSSDELFSNLVAHSETNEVVGSPVFSDSQAVSISSLVHSNRPPSFSREEHTEDNCNAFSARPPLQSPKSVVLESLRESLFSPSSNFSLHSKSLDQCPAHTNTELNMSLPQVPPSSQASPTQQSQATMTTRKGKGKASGLKQTDIGVFFGLKPLKDKGKEQEAGNILPGVSLHQGPVLEERKGSKGDHGGRQRKGRSANATETPKVGVRSDGGSTQTPSEGGRKRWNRGRIDGEQRESKRCPFYKKIPGTKFAVDAFQYGLVEGITTYFLTHFHSDHYGGLKKNSTFHIYCNRITGNLVKSKLRVAEQYVHILPMNTQVTVDGFKVTLLDANHCPGAAMLLLFLPDGQTVLHTGDFRADPSMEAYHELLSCRVQTLYLDTTYCSPEYTFPTQQEVINLAANTAFRCATLNPRTLVVCGSYSVGKEKVFLALAEVLGSKVCLSRDKFNTMCCLESERIRQLITTDWKAAQVHVLPMMQLNFKNLQTHLSRFSRQYDQLVAFKPTGWTFSQRVEAVEDIKPTVHGNISIYGIPYSEHSSYLELRRFVQWLRPLKIIPTVNVGSWASRKAMERCFSEWLTEAYEANNVKGI